The genomic DNA AAAGAAATCCAATGCGACTTTTATGGTTATGGGGATCCTGAATATATCAAGACCTTGATTAAGTTGATTGAAGAATTGAAATTAACTGATAATGTGCACTTATTGGACTACCATCCAGATTTGGAAACACGTTACAATGACTACCAGTTATTACTGAATACGGATATTGTTGATGGGGGCCCTATGAGCATGCCGGAAGCAATGAGTCATGGTATTCCGGTTATTAGTTACCGCTTTAATTATGGCCCTAAAGATTGGATTGATGATGGGCACGATGGGTTCATTATTGATCCTGGTAATCAATTAGCCATGCGCGACCGGATCATCGAGTTAATGACGGATACGAAGAAACTAACGGCGTTTAGTGAAGCGGCTTTTAAGAAGTTGCATACCTCCCAGACCGAGTTAAAAGTTTGGCACCGTTGGCAACAATTATTGGGTATTAAGTAGGAGGGCGCAGCGATGTATTATTTCTTAAATGACAACATGCAATTTTCAAAATCAGGGATTGAACAGGCCGAAATCAATCGGCTGACCTTATTCAAAAAGCACCACGTAGCGGCTAAGATTGTCACGCGCGTGTTTGCAATGAACCTACACGATGTTCTTGATGGGGCTAAAATTGCTGATGCTGATTTTGTTAACTTATTTGATTTCTTTAGTGGGAGCCAATCCGTTAAACGACAGGCGTTTAATTTAGCGGATTTTGAAGTGCCAGCTGATGCCATCAAAACGCGGAAGGACAATCAAGTTCAAGTTGTGGAACGCGGTAAGTTAATCATGATTATTTACTTGCGGGCTGGAACTGACACGGTCAGTAACGTCCAATACTTTGATGTCAACGGCCGGACACTCAAAATGAGCTGGTGGGATACGCGCGGTTTCAAATGTTTGGAACAATTATTCGATTGGGATGGCAAAATTGCGCAGGAAGCTTACTTTGGTCCCGATGGTTTAGTCCATGTCGAAAAGTTGCACTTATTGAATCATGCGGGGCAAGAACGCGTGACTTGGCGGGTTCTCAACTATAATGATCAAAATCATACTTTTAATGGCATGAATGAATTAACGCGGTTCTTTTATGACGAACTGAACCAGTTGACTGAAGCACCCAATGTCTTCATTTGCGATCGGACGGTGGAATGTGCCTGGGGATTGTTCAATATGACGACGCCAGCCAAGAAAGTCTTGCATTTGCATAATAATCATGTCAGTGATGCTAAGGATATTCTTCACTCGACACTTAATAATAACTACGCTAACGCGTTGAATAATTGGCAAGCTTGGGATGCCGTAATTTCAGCGACACCGGAACAAAGCAAGGATGTTGAAGCGCGTTTTGGCAAGTCTATTCCAGCCTTTACAATTCCGGTAGGCTATGTGGATGATGCCACCCTTAAAGCTAAACCCGTTGATTTTGCACGTCGCCAGAAGGACTTAGTTGTCCAAGTGGCCCGCTTGGCACCAGAAAAGCAACAGAACCATTCAATTGAAGCGTTCGTAGAAGTTCATAAGCAATTTCCTGACGCCAAGTTGGAATTATGGGGCTATGCTAATGGTGATATTGAGAAACAATTGCATGCTCAAGTAGCGGCAGCACATTTGGAAGATGTCGTGTTATTCAAAGGTTATACAACGGATGTCAATGCGGTTTACAATCGTGCCCAATTAGGATTATTGCCAAGCCGGGCGGAAGGATTCTCACTGATGCTCTTGGAAGCTCAGGCCCATGGATTACCAATGGTTGCTAATGATGTTAAGTATGGACCGAGTGATATTATTCAGAATCACAAAAGTGGGGTCCTAACGACGGATGGTGACGTCAAGCAATTGACGAACACCATTATTGATCTATTAAAGAATCAAGCGCAACTAGCGTCCTTCAGTGCGCAGGCTTACGAGAATGCGAAGCGCTATTCAGAAGAGGCTGTTTTCAAGCAATGGCAGACCTTGTTAGACTATTTCAAACCGACTAAGGTAATGGCGTAAATCGAGTTAGTGGCTAGGGAGGGCAAATAATGTTAATGATTATGACCATTTATGGGACAGTGAAGATGTTTACCCGGATGATCGTGTACTGTGGCATCGGTGGCCTTGTCCTAATTGTTCGTCACCATAATCGTAAGAAGCGGCGTAAAGAGATGGATGAGGGAACTAAGCGGATTATGCGCAATACCCCTAAAGATGAAAACGGCAAATATCCGTGGGAAAAGTAGTGTTCAATTGTTTTTTAAGCTAAACATCTAATTAAAAAGGTCTGTCAGACGAAAATAATCGTTTGGCAGACCTTTTGGGTTGATTTGTCGTTAAGACGTAAACATATTAACGTTTCTGAATCGCCAATAAATACGGCGGCACATGAACTTGATTAATAAATTGATATTGTAAGACTTGAAATTGATGTTGGTCTAAATTCGTGGCGTAATCTAGCACCGCTTGGGCTTCCGTCGCACCACCGGGATGACCGGCATAAACCAGTAGGATGATTAGACCGTTTGTGACGAGGCGTTCCTGAATCGCCTTTACAGCCGTTAACGTCGTCGTTGGTTTCGTAATAATTTGTTTATCACCACCAGGTAGGTAGCCCAGGTTAAAGACGGCACACTTGATGGGTTGATCAGTGGCAATCTTATCTGCGAGGTGTTCATGGCCCATTTGCCATAAGGTGACCTGATGGCTGAGCGCCGCTTTATCTAAGGCACTCGTTGTAGCTTTGATGGCCGCTGGTTGAATGTCGAACCCATCGACGTGACCAGTGGTACCGACCAACTTGGCGAGGTAGACGGTATCATGACCATTGCCAACTGTCGCGTCAATCACATGATCACCGGGATTGACGACTTGATTCATTAGCGCGTGGCTATAAGCTAATGCCGAACTGAGTTGAATGAGTGTTACCCCCTTGTTGAATTCATGAATTAAGACCGTCGTCGAAGCGGCCCATGCCGATAATGTGTACTAAAACGCACACTTATATATAGTAAAACACTTCCTAACAAAAGGCCACCGATTGTATCACTCGGATAGTGGACGCCCACGACAACGCGACTGATCATCATTAAGAAAATCGCGGTTACGCCGAGCGCAGTGAGCCAACCAGTCAAGGCATTGCGATGCCAATAGTCAAAGGCGAGCACTAGCAAACTACCGATAAGCACGGTCGTTGTCGTTGAGTGCCCACTTGGGTAACTATACCCACCTATTTGGACAAGCCGCCAAGCAGTTGGTCGTGGCCGCATAATGACCTGCTTGATGAGATAATTGCCATAACCCGCAATGACCCAAGTATTGATCCAAAAGAAGAGTGCACCACGCGGATTATGGCCCAGCCAGAGTGCCAGGCCAATAATCAATGTGATGATTGTGATGGTGTGGGGATTGCCGAACTGGGTGTAAGCAACCATCGCGTGTTGAAACCACTGGGGACTGTGATGCCAAAAATTAGCAACCGTGGTGTCAAAGTGCGTCAACCAAGGTGCTCGTTGCCACACCGCGGCCGTCCAGCCTAGCCACACAATAAAAATAAGTAAGATGAGACTGTCCGAACGTTGCCAAGTTCGTTGCTTCAATACAGATTCCTCCGATAAATAATTTATTGCAACCATTATAGCATTTTTTATGATGTCGCCGTTTGTCGACTAATGATAAAATTTGTCGCCGACGGGGCGTGGCCTCTTGAAAAAAGTGTGGTGGTTTGCTACTATAAAAACAATAACTTTACGACTCTGAGAAGGAATAGTAGTGGTTGGTGTTTTACAGAAACTCCGTGGTAGTTGCAAACGGGGATTCACTAACCATGAACTCACCTTCGAGTCTTCCGGCTGAACAAGTTTGTAGGCACGGACGTGGTTTCGCGTTAAGATTCCCAAGAGGCCACGGTGACGTGGAATCATAGGTGGTACCGCGGAACCTGTTTTCGTCCTATAAGCATAATTGGCTTATAGGATTTTTTTGTTTTTTAACCGGATTTAACTGGTTGATAGGTGAAATGGCCGTTTTGAATAGTCAGTTGGAAAGTCGCAATGCTAGCTTTTACATACAAGGCAGCAAGAAAGGGGCACTACTATGGCATACAACCATAAAGTCATTGAACGCAAATGGCAACATTATTGGAAGGAAAACAAAACCTTCAAAACATTAGATACGACGGATAAGAAGAAGTATTACGCCTTAGACATGTTCCCATACCCATCTGGTCAAGGATTACACGTTGGACATCCTGAAGGGTATACGGCCACGGATATTATGTCACGGTTCAAGCGGATGCAAGGGTACAATGTCTTACACCCAATGGGCTGGGATGCATTCGGCTTACCTGCTGAACAATACGCGCTCAAGACGGGTCATAACCCGAAGGACTTTACGGCCAAGAACATCAAGAACTTTAAGCGTCAGATTCGCTCATTAGGCTTTTCCTATGACTGGGACCGTGAAGTGAATACGACTGATCCAAGTTATTACAAGTGGACACAATGGATCTTTGAGCAGCTCTACAAAAAAGGGTTAGCGTACGAATCTGAAACACTAGTTAACTGGGCTCCTGATATGATGGGTGGGACGGTCGTTTCCAATGAAGAAGTGGTTGATGGTAAGACGGAACGTGGTGGCTACGACGTTTACCGGGTACCAATGAAGCAATGGAGCCTCAAGATTACGGCTTATGCTGACCGCTTGATTGATGATCTGGACGATATTGATTGGCCAGAAAATATCAAGGAACAACAACGTAACTGGATTGGCCGCTCAGTCGGCGCATCTATCCGTTTCAAGGTTGCTGGTCAACCTGACGATACTGAGATCGAAGTGTTCTCAACGCGGCCTGATACGTTGTTTGGTGCCAGTTACATGGTCTTGGCACCTGAGCACGATTTAGTTGAACAATTGACGACACCAGAACAAGCTGATGCTATCAAAGCTTACAAGGCTAAGATTGCCAGCAAGTCGGACCTTGAACGGACTGACTTGAATAAGGATAAGACCGGGGTCTTCACTGGGAGCTATGGCATCAATCCGGTTAATGGTGAAAAACTGCCAATCTGGATTGCCGATTACGTTCTGGCTTCATACGGGACTGGGGCCATCATGGCGGTGCCTGCTCATGATGATCGGGACTTTGAATTTGCACAAAAATTTGATTTGCCAATCAAACCTGTCATTGCGGGTGATAATGATTATGACCAACAAGCTTACACGGGCGACGGTGAACACATCAACTCAGGTTTTGTTGATGGTTTAGCGAAGCAACCAGCGATTGACAAGATGATCGATTGGTTAGGCGAACACCATGCTGGTGAAAAGAAGGTCAACTATCGGTTACGTGATTGGATCTTCTCACGGCAACGGTACTGGGGCGAACCGATTCCGGTTATTCACTGGGAAGACGGCGAAACGACGCTGGTTCCCGAAGACGAATTACCATTGCGGTTACCAGCAACTAAGAACCTGGAACCATCCGGGACTGGTGAAAGCCCGTTAGCCAACATCGATGATTGGGTCAACGTGGTTGATGAAAACGGTCGTAAAGGTAAGCGTGAAACCAACACGATGCCACAGTGGGCCGGGAGTTCATGGTACTTCTTACGTTACGTTGATCCGCACAACCGGGAAGCTTTGGCTGATTATGACAAGTTGAAGTACTGGTCACCCGTTGACTTATACGTGGGCGGTGCCGAACACGCGGTCTTACATTTGCTTTATGCTCGTTTCTGGCACAAGTTCTTGTATGACTTAGGGGTTGTGCCAACCAAGGAACCATTCCAGAAATTGGTTAACCAAGGAATGATCTTGGGCGACAATCATGAAAAGATGTCGAAGTCACGTGGTAACGTGGTTAACCCTGATGACATCGTTGAGCAGTATGGTGCCGATACGTTGCGGTTATACGAAATGTTCATGGGACCATTGGAAGCTTCGATTCCGTGGAGTACCGATGGGTTACACGGCGCTAACAAGTGGATCGAACGGGTTTGGCGCTTAATGATCGATGAAAATAATCGGGTTCGTGACCGGGTTACTACGATCAATGACGGCAAGCTGACAAAGATTTACAACGAAACCGTTAAGAAGGTCACGGAAGACTATGAAGCCATGCGCTTTAACATTGCGATTTCGCAAATGATGGTCTTCGTGAACGAAGCGTACAAGGTCGACGATTTACCAATCATTTATATCGAAGGCTTCGTGAAGTTATTAGCGCCGATCGCACCACATTTGAGCGAAGAATTATGGTCATTATTAGGCCATGATGACACGATCACCTACGCCACTTGGCCAACGTATGACGAATCTAAGCTAGTAGAAGACACGGTCCAAATCGTGCTTCAAGTTAACGGTAAAGTTCGCTCACACGCCGAAGTTGCTAAGGATATGGGTAAGGATGAACTTGAAAAGTTAGCCTTGGCGGATGACAAAATTCAAGAATTTACGGCTGGTAAGACGGTTCGTAAAGTGATTGCCATTCCTGGTAAACTGGTTAACGTGGTTGCCAACTAAGTAATGATTAAATATAACTGGTTGAATTTAATTCAGCTGGTACTGAGCGTGGTATCGATTGACGATTGTCAGTTGATACCACGTTTTTGTTTAATTAAGGTGTGACGAATTGGTTCTAGCTAACTGGGGCACTTGGTTAAGTGAATAATAATTCTAGCAGCAGTAAATGAGCTATTTGTAGTGGTTGCGATGTGTTTTTAATGGGCAGCGACTGCCGGGACCATTTATGCTTAAACTACAAGCGTGATTGGTGGCTTAGGTTGCAGTATGGTGGGGCCGATTGTTTTAATATTAGTGTCATGCGCTCAGCTTAGTGAAGGTTAGCGACGTGATATGACCGAAGCAAGTGCAGGTGTTTGATAACAGTATTAATGCGTTGTGCTAGTTAATCGCTCGTGAATCATGATTGAAATAGGCCCGTTCGTTAAGATCAAATGCCACCAGTTGGACCCAGATCCAATGAACAACTAGAGGATACACGCAACGTCCAAACTATAAAATTGTTTATATTAAATATACGAGGACGCGCATATGCTGACGAACAGCAAGCTAGCGTATGAGCCTGTTTTAAACATGCTTCATCCTAACCAACAATTAGAACAATTCGGTATGGCTAGGATGATTTTTAACTTAGTTGGATTTCACAAGTTATCATTAAAGTTCGGTTAAACTCACGCCTAAGCCCGGAATTGAATTGCAACTTGTTTGTTTTTCATCTAAAATGATTAGGATTGAATTAAGAAAGTGGGTTACGAACATGTCTGAGGAATCAAAAGCTAATCAGCCCAAGAACATGCACGTGAATTCCGAAGCCGAAGCGCACCAGAAAATGGTTCGGGGTTCGGCTTGGATGACGGCTGGGAGTCTCTTTTCACGGGTGCTCGGGGCGATTTATATTATCCCGTGGGTTATCTGGATGGGTGCTGACTTTACGCAAGGTAACGCGCTTTATGCCAAGGGATATAATATTTATAGTTTTTTCCTGCTGATTGCGATCGGGGGAATCCCGTCCGCAATTTCTAAACAACTTTCGGAATATAATGCGATGAATGAGTACGCGGTTGGGCAACGATTATTCAAACGGGGGCTGCTGCTGACGTCTGCTTTTGGAATCGCCGGCGCTATTATTTTATGGTTCGGTGCGGGGGTGATTTCAACTGCTTTTGGGGGCTATGATGCCAACCTGATTCCCGTCCTGCACGCGTTAGCCATTGCCTTGGTTATTCTGCCATCGATGTCACTGACCCGGGGCTTTTTCCAAGGATACCAACAGATGGCACCATCCGCGATTTCCCAATTCGTGGAACAAGTCTTTCGGGTTATCTACATGTTGGGGGCTACGTACTTTATCATGCGTGTCGCCCATGGTGATTGGGTGAATGCGGTCACACAATCGACGTTTGCTGCGTTTGTCGGGGCAGCTGCCAGCTTCTTGCTCCTGGGATGGTACTATTTCCGTAAACGGCCGGAGTTGAATGCCTTAGCTGCTCAGAGTGAGAATCAATTAGTCATTCCGGTTTGGCAACTGTTCCGTGACATTATTATTCAGGCGATTCCATTTATTGTGATTGACACGGCCACAACGGTCTTTAACTTGCTGGATCAAGCAACGTTCCAACCGATGATGCGCCTAGTGTATCAGCTTGGTACTAAGCAAATTGATACCTTATACGCGTATTTTGCGTTTAATGCCAATAAGTTAGTGATGATTATTGTTTCGTTGGCATCCGCAATCGCCGTAACGGTTGTGCCGATTTTATCGGAATCATTGGCCAGTCATAATATGCGAAATATTCGTAAGCAATTGGAAGACTCGATTATTTTATTCCTATTTATCATGATTCCAGGGGCGCTGGGGATGGCCGCGGTGGCGCAACCACTCAACACGCTCTTCTATAGTTATGATCAAATTGGTACGTTGATTCTTCAGATCTCAGCGTTTACTGCGATTGCCCTTGGATTTTTCACGGTAATCTCAGCATTGATGCAAGGACTCTCCCGCAATCGGGACATTATTCGCTACTACTTAGTAGGGTTATTAGTCAAAATTATCATTCAATTGCCGTGTATCTATTTTTTATCAACGGCGGGTCCACTGGTCGCAACGGCAATTGGGATGATGGTTGCGAGTCTAATGGCGATGTATGATTTGGAAGTTAACTTTGGGATCCGGTACGTGAAGTTATTACCAAAAATCAACCGAATTTTAGTGTATTCGATCTTAACGTATGCGACGGCTCGGTTAGTCGTTTACGGCTTAAACTTTATTTTGAATGAACACAGTAAGACGCAATCGCTTTTAATTGTGGCCATAGCGGTAATGGCTGGCGGTGCAGTTTATGTTTACTTGGCGCTCCGTTCACGGATGGCTGATTTAATGATTGGAACGAAGGCCGCTGGGTTACGACGGAAATTACGGATTAAATAGGTGAATTATGCGAGTAGATAAATTTTTACATGCAATGCGAATTGGGACCCGAACCCAGGTGCGGCGCTTAATCAAGGATGGACATATTACGGCCAATGGCGAACCGGTCATTTCGGGTAAGCAACAAATCAATCCTGGTAGCGACACGGTTCTTTTGGATGACGTTCAGGTCCGGTACCAACAATACTTTTATTACGTGATGAATAAGCCAGTTGGGGTTATCACGGCCACAACGGATGCTGCTGCGAAAACGGTGATGGATCTGTTCAACACGACTGATTTTCGTGACGACTTGTTTCCAGTGGGTCGGCTAGACAAGGACACCGAGGGGATTTTGGTAATCACAAACGATGGTGCCTTATCCCATGACTTATTGTCGCCGAACCACCACGTGACCAAAGTCTATGAGGCTGAAGTGACCGGTGAAATTACGGCCGCTCAACTAGCTGGGTTTAATGACGGTATTACCTTAAAAGATGGGACCGAATTACAACCTGCCCAAGCAGAGATTGTTGCCTTCCATGAAATCGAGAACTTTACCACGATTCGAATCATGATTCATGAAGGCAAATATCATCAAGTGAAACGGATGGTCGGGACTTTAGGTGAACGGGTCGTTGGCTTACGGCGAATCAAATTTGGTTCGTTGACGTTACCCGTTGGTTTGTTGGCAGGAAACTATCGCGCGCTGACTGACGATGAACTGGCGGCGTTGAAGGCGGATGCTAACCAACCAGTAGGCGAATAGTGAGTTAAAGTCAATTGGCTACT from Lactiplantibacillus paraplantarum includes the following:
- a CDS encoding glycosyltransferase family 4 protein; amino-acid sequence: MYYFLNDNMQFSKSGIEQAEINRLTLFKKHHVAAKIVTRVFAMNLHDVLDGAKIADADFVNLFDFFSGSQSVKRQAFNLADFEVPADAIKTRKDNQVQVVERGKLIMIIYLRAGTDTVSNVQYFDVNGRTLKMSWWDTRGFKCLEQLFDWDGKIAQEAYFGPDGLVHVEKLHLLNHAGQERVTWRVLNYNDQNHTFNGMNELTRFFYDELNQLTEAPNVFICDRTVECAWGLFNMTTPAKKVLHLHNNHVSDAKDILHSTLNNNYANALNNWQAWDAVISATPEQSKDVEARFGKSIPAFTIPVGYVDDATLKAKPVDFARRQKDLVVQVARLAPEKQQNHSIEAFVEVHKQFPDAKLELWGYANGDIEKQLHAQVAAAHLEDVVLFKGYTTDVNAVYNRAQLGLLPSRAEGFSLMLLEAQAHGLPMVANDVKYGPSDIIQNHKSGVLTTDGDVKQLTNTIIDLLKNQAQLASFSAQAYENAKRYSEEAVFKQWQTLLDYFKPTKVMA
- a CDS encoding phosphatase PAP2 family protein, coding for MVAINYLSEESVLKQRTWQRSDSLILLIFIVWLGWTAAVWQRAPWLTHFDTTVANFWHHSPQWFQHAMVAYTQFGNPHTITIITLIIGLALWLGHNPRGALFFWINTWVIAGYGNYLIKQVIMRPRPTAWRLVQIGGYSYPSGHSTTTTVLIGSLLVLAFDYWHRNALTGWLTALGVTAIFLMMISRVVVGVHYPSDTIGGLLLGSVLLYISVRFSTHYRHGPLRRRS
- the leuS gene encoding leucine--tRNA ligase; the protein is MAYNHKVIERKWQHYWKENKTFKTLDTTDKKKYYALDMFPYPSGQGLHVGHPEGYTATDIMSRFKRMQGYNVLHPMGWDAFGLPAEQYALKTGHNPKDFTAKNIKNFKRQIRSLGFSYDWDREVNTTDPSYYKWTQWIFEQLYKKGLAYESETLVNWAPDMMGGTVVSNEEVVDGKTERGGYDVYRVPMKQWSLKITAYADRLIDDLDDIDWPENIKEQQRNWIGRSVGASIRFKVAGQPDDTEIEVFSTRPDTLFGASYMVLAPEHDLVEQLTTPEQADAIKAYKAKIASKSDLERTDLNKDKTGVFTGSYGINPVNGEKLPIWIADYVLASYGTGAIMAVPAHDDRDFEFAQKFDLPIKPVIAGDNDYDQQAYTGDGEHINSGFVDGLAKQPAIDKMIDWLGEHHAGEKKVNYRLRDWIFSRQRYWGEPIPVIHWEDGETTLVPEDELPLRLPATKNLEPSGTGESPLANIDDWVNVVDENGRKGKRETNTMPQWAGSSWYFLRYVDPHNREALADYDKLKYWSPVDLYVGGAEHAVLHLLYARFWHKFLYDLGVVPTKEPFQKLVNQGMILGDNHEKMSKSRGNVVNPDDIVEQYGADTLRLYEMFMGPLEASIPWSTDGLHGANKWIERVWRLMIDENNRVRDRVTTINDGKLTKIYNETVKKVTEDYEAMRFNIAISQMMVFVNEAYKVDDLPIIYIEGFVKLLAPIAPHLSEELWSLLGHDDTITYATWPTYDESKLVEDTVQIVLQVNGKVRSHAEVAKDMGKDELEKLALADDKIQEFTAGKTVRKVIAIPGKLVNVVAN
- a CDS encoding putative polysaccharide biosynthesis protein, with the protein product MSEESKANQPKNMHVNSEAEAHQKMVRGSAWMTAGSLFSRVLGAIYIIPWVIWMGADFTQGNALYAKGYNIYSFFLLIAIGGIPSAISKQLSEYNAMNEYAVGQRLFKRGLLLTSAFGIAGAIILWFGAGVISTAFGGYDANLIPVLHALAIALVILPSMSLTRGFFQGYQQMAPSAISQFVEQVFRVIYMLGATYFIMRVAHGDWVNAVTQSTFAAFVGAAASFLLLGWYYFRKRPELNALAAQSENQLVIPVWQLFRDIIIQAIPFIVIDTATTVFNLLDQATFQPMMRLVYQLGTKQIDTLYAYFAFNANKLVMIIVSLASAIAVTVVPILSESLASHNMRNIRKQLEDSIILFLFIMIPGALGMAAVAQPLNTLFYSYDQIGTLILQISAFTAIALGFFTVISALMQGLSRNRDIIRYYLVGLLVKIIIQLPCIYFLSTAGPLVATAIGMMVASLMAMYDLEVNFGIRYVKLLPKINRILVYSILTYATARLVVYGLNFILNEHSKTQSLLIVAIAVMAGGAVYVYLALRSRMADLMIGTKAAGLRRKLRIK
- a CDS encoding 16S rRNA pseudouridine(516) synthase; the encoded protein is MRVDKFLHAMRIGTRTQVRRLIKDGHITANGEPVISGKQQINPGSDTVLLDDVQVRYQQYFYYVMNKPVGVITATTDAAAKTVMDLFNTTDFRDDLFPVGRLDKDTEGILVITNDGALSHDLLSPNHHVTKVYEAEVTGEITAAQLAGFNDGITLKDGTELQPAQAEIVAFHEIENFTTIRIMIHEGKYHQVKRMVGTLGERVVGLRRIKFGSLTLPVGLLAGNYRALTDDELAALKADANQPVGE
- a CDS encoding class I SAM-dependent methyltransferase, yielding MNQVVNPGDHVIDATVGNGHDTVYLAKLVGTTGHVDGFDIQPAAIKATTSALDKAALSHQVTLWQMGHEHLADKIATDQPIKCAVFNLGYLPGGDKQIITKPTTTLTAVKAIQERLVTNGLIILLVYAGHPGGATEAQAVLDYATNLDQHQFQVLQYQFINQVHVPPYLLAIQKR